A region of Anolis sagrei isolate rAnoSag1 chromosome 2, rAnoSag1.mat, whole genome shotgun sequence DNA encodes the following proteins:
- the LOC132764002 gene encoding zinc finger and SCAN domain-containing protein 2-like isoform X5, whose translation MENLHSLSKSHTGEKRHNCMDCGKCFTGRSSLTTHQRTHTGQKPYKCVECGKSFTQSGDLRTHQRTHTGEKPHKCIECGKSFNRSGTLRIHQRTHTGEKPHKCMECGKSFSESGALRIHQRTHTGEKPHKCMECGKSFSRSGHLRTHQRTHTGEKPHKCMECGKSFSQSGDLRKHQRTHTGEKPHKCMECGKSFIHSSHLRTHQRTHTREKPHKCMECGKSFSQSGDLRNHQRTHTGEKPHKCMECGKSFSRSGTLHIHQRTHTGEKPHKCMECGKSFSESGALRIHQRTHTGEKPHKCMECGKSFIHSSHLRTHQRTHTREKPHKCMECGKSFSRSGHLHIHQRTHTGEKPHKCMECGKSFSQSASLRKHQRTHTGEKPHIVYT comes from the coding sequence atggaaaatctCCATTCCTTGTCAAAATCACATACAGGGGAGAAGCGACATAACTGTATGGACTGTGGGAAATGTTTCACTGGGAGAAGTTCTCTTACTACACATCAACGAACTCACACAGGgcagaagccatataaatgcgtggaatgtggaaagagctttactcagagtggagatctgcgtacccatcaaaggacgcacacaggagagaagccgcataaatgcattgaatgtggaaagagcttcaatcGGAGTGGTactctgcgtatccatcaaagaacccatacaggggagaagccacataaatgcatggaatgtggaaagagcttcagtgaaagtggggctctgcgtatccatcaaagaacccacacaggggagaagccacataaatgtatggaatgtggaaagagcttcagtcggagtggacatctgcgtacccatcaaagaacccatacaggggagaagccacataaatgcatggaatgtggaaagagcttcagtcagagtggagatctACGTaagcatcaaagaacccacacaggggagaagccccataaatgcatggaatgtggaaagagcttcattcaCAGTTCAcatctgcgtacccatcaaagaacccacacaagggagaagccacataaatgcatggaatgtggaaagagcttcagtcagagtggagatctacgtaaccatcaaagaacccacacaggggagaagccacataaatgcatggaatgtggaaagagcttcagtcggagtggTACTCTGCatatccatcaaagaacccatacaggggagaagccacataaatgcatggaatgtggaaagagcttcagtgaaagtggggctctgcgtatccatcaaagaacccacacaggggagaagccacataaatgcatggaatgtggaaagagcttcattcaCAGTTCAcatctgcgtacccatcaaagaacccacacaagggagaagccacataaatgcatggaatgtggaaagagcttcagtcggagtggaCATCTGCatatccatcaaagaacccatacaggggagaaaccacataaatgcatggaatgtggaaagagcttcagtcagagtgcaAGTCTGCGTaaacatcaaagaacccacacaggggagaagccacatattgtatatacttga